From the Anguilla anguilla isolate fAngAng1 chromosome 8, fAngAng1.pri, whole genome shotgun sequence genome, one window contains:
- the LOC118234750 gene encoding dynactin subunit 3-like isoform X1 has translation MEGVNNIEDFESRLLELEKRVYGERGSRNKQVKCADSLVKIQTALGSTANKRERIKILHKKIEDLMKYLDPKFTEHIAVSDNMKLEFILAEDEFLLSQAALLEQVSSLLPVLDSSYIKAVPEHVTKLQHLSQIHMTQQDKSEALSAKASKQLEDYNKMMLLLSKQFSHWDETLRQLEEAKQVKAVD, from the exons ATGGAGGGAGTAAATAACATCGAGGATTTCGAGTCACGGCTTCTGGAGCTAGAAAAACGTGTGTATGGAGAAAGGGGAAGCCGGAACAAACAAGTGAAG TGTGCTGATTCTCTTGTGAAGATCCAAACAGCGCTGGGAAGCACTGCCAACAAGAGAGAGCGCATAAAAATCCTACACAAAAAGA TTGAAGACCTGATGAAGTATCTTGACCCTAAATTCACAGAGCACATTGCTGTTTCTGATAACATGAAACTGGAGTTTATTTTAGCCG AGGACGAGTTCCTGCTATCTCAGGCTGCGCTGCTGGAACAGGTTAGCAGTCTGCTGCCAGTCCTTGACAGCAGCTACATCAAAG CTGTTCCTGAGCATGTAACAAAACTGCAGCACCTGTCACAAATACACATGACACAGCAG GACAAAAGTGAGGCGCTGTCAGCCAAGGCCAGCAAACAATTAGAAGATTACAACAAGATG ATGTTATTGCTCTCCAAGCAATTTTCCCATTGGGACGAGACACTTCGACAGCTGGAGGAAGCCAAGCAAGTCAAAGCAGTGGACTAG
- the LOC118234748 gene encoding homocysteine-responsive endoplasmic reticulum-resident ubiquitin-like domain member 2 protein yields the protein MDQGVVDSPVTLVIKAPNQKYDDQTINCFLNWTVEKLKTHLSKVYPSKPSSKDQRLVYSGRLLLDHLQLRDVLRKQDEYHMVHLVCASQTPPGSPQPGGSVGAPGIPIPSPSTADSLGAPSSAASPGQDGQPNPDGLRLRAGSAHNYAYNPAFMQGPLGARLPMQQGLPVGVPGYPMYSTMQLLWWQQIYARHYYMQYQAAVASTQTPSLDQPPTPGLPPPPQPVLPNNPPHEERPANPNIQMNAQGGPVLNEDELNRDWLDWVYTVSRAAILLSIVYFYSSFSRFVMVTGAMLLLYLHQAGWFPFRPEFDPQNPGGGANREEMEAEPHREIQEMERIMDEGLEEEEGDSGEEGPDDSNGGPRPGFLSSAWSFITTFFTSLIPEGPPHAAN from the exons ATGGACCAAGGTGTAGTTGACAGTCCTGTCACCCTTGTCATCAAGGCACCCAACCAGAAGTATGATGATCAGACTATAAACTGTTTCTTGAACTGGACggtggagaaactgaaaacGCACCTATCCAAGGTGTACCCCAGTAAGCCG TCTTCCAAGGATCAGAGGTTGGTGTATTCTGGGCGACTCCTCCTGGATCACCTGCAGCTCAGAGACGTGCTCAGGAAG CAAGATGAGTACCACATGGTTCACTTGGTGTGTGCATCTCAGACGCCACCTGGATCCCCCCAGCCAGGCGGCAGCGTTGGCGCCCCTGGAATTCCCATCCCAAGTCCCTCG ACTGCAGACAGCTTGGGAGCTCCCTCTTCAGCTGCATCCCCCGGTCAGGACGGCCAGCCCAACCCTGATGGGCTGAGGCTTCgggcaggctccgcccacaacTATGCCTACAACCCCGCCTTCATGCAAGG ACCCTTGGGGGCCCGGTTGCCGATGCAACAGGGCCTACCCGTGGGCGTCCCTGGCTACCCCATGTACAGCACTATGCAGCTGCTGTGGTGGCAGCAGATATATGCCCGGCACTACTACATGCAGTA TCAGGCAGCAGTGGCCTCCACCCAGACCCCCAGCCTGGACCAGCCTCCCACACCCGGCctgcctccgcccccccagcccgtcctgcccaacaaccccccccacgAAGAGCGACCCGCCAACCCCAACATTCAGATGAATGCCCAGGGCGGCCCGGTGCTGAACGAGGACGAGCTGAACCGCGATTGGCTGGACTGGGTGTACACCGTGTCCCGCGCGGCCATCCTGCTCAGCATCGTCTACTTCTACTCCTCCTTCAGCCGCTTCGTCATGGTGACGGGCGCCATGCTGCTGCTTTACCT GCACCAGGCTGGCTGGTTCCCCTTCAGGCCCGAGTTCGACCCGCAGAACCCTGGAGGCGGGGCTAACCGGGAGGAGATGGAGGCGGAGCCACACCGTGAGATCCAGGAAATG GAGCGGATAATGGACGAAGGgttggaggaagaggagggggacaGCGGGGAGGAAGGCCCCGACGACTCCAACGGCGGGCCCCGGCCTGGGTTCCTGTCCTCCGCCTGGTCCTTCATCACTACTTTCTTCACATCACTCATTCCTGAGGGTCCGCCTCATGCTGCCAATTGA
- the LOC118234750 gene encoding dynactin subunit 3-like isoform X2, with protein MEGVNNIEDFESRLLELEKRVYGERGSRNKQVKCADSLVKIQTALGSTANKRERIKILHKKIEDLMKYLDPKFTEHIAVSDNMKLEFILAAVPEHVTKLQHLSQIHMTQQDKSEALSAKASKQLEDYNKMMLLLSKQFSHWDETLRQLEEAKQVKAVD; from the exons ATGGAGGGAGTAAATAACATCGAGGATTTCGAGTCACGGCTTCTGGAGCTAGAAAAACGTGTGTATGGAGAAAGGGGAAGCCGGAACAAACAAGTGAAG TGTGCTGATTCTCTTGTGAAGATCCAAACAGCGCTGGGAAGCACTGCCAACAAGAGAGAGCGCATAAAAATCCTACACAAAAAGA TTGAAGACCTGATGAAGTATCTTGACCCTAAATTCACAGAGCACATTGCTGTTTCTGATAACATGAAACTGGAGTTTATTTTAGCCG CTGTTCCTGAGCATGTAACAAAACTGCAGCACCTGTCACAAATACACATGACACAGCAG GACAAAAGTGAGGCGCTGTCAGCCAAGGCCAGCAAACAATTAGAAGATTACAACAAGATG ATGTTATTGCTCTCCAAGCAATTTTCCCATTGGGACGAGACACTTCGACAGCTGGAGGAAGCCAAGCAAGTCAAAGCAGTGGACTAG